The Streptococcaceae bacterium ESL0729 genome has a segment encoding these proteins:
- a CDS encoding GIY-YIG nuclease family protein: MDKNKAYFYVLLCQDRSFYGGYTTDLAKRVDTHNKGCGAKYTKTRLPVKLIYWEAFASKNEALKREYWFKKKLNRRQKEKFLLEKGANKKDLIR, translated from the coding sequence ATGGACAAGAATAAGGCCTATTTCTATGTCCTCCTTTGTCAGGATCGTAGTTTTTACGGGGGATACACGACCGATTTAGCTAAGCGAGTCGACACTCATAATAAAGGCTGTGGAGCCAAGTATACCAAAACAAGACTTCCGGTAAAGTTAATCTACTGGGAAGCCTTTGCTAGTAAAAATGAAGCCCTCAAACGTGAGTACTGGTTTAAAAAGAAATTAAATCGCAGGCAAAAGGAGAAATTCCTTCTTGAAAAAGGAGCCAACAAAAAAGACCTTATCAGATAA
- a CDS encoding DUF1797 family protein produces the protein MKSHLVAIISRLTAMVEGENEKESRNFEREGLVVAEVTFERETETFTLKYSETKELATFDSIDLVAIELFELLY, from the coding sequence ATGAAATCACATTTAGTAGCAATCATTAGCCGCCTTACAGCAATGGTTGAAGGTGAGAACGAAAAAGAATCACGTAACTTTGAACGTGAAGGATTAGTAGTTGCAGAAGTTACCTTTGAAAGAGAAACTGAAACATTTACTTTAAAATATTCTGAAACAAAAGAACTTGCGACATTTGATAGCATTGACCTTGTTGCGATTGAACTTTTCGAATTACTTTACTAA
- a CDS encoding glycosyltransferase family 4 protein: MRIGIFTDTYFPQVSGVASSIKTLKETLETMGHEVYIFTTTDPHSNDSNDETIIRLPSVPFISFTDRRIVMRGLFHASSIAKKHQLDIIHVQTEFGVGYLGKFVASQLDIPVIHTLHTKYEDYVHYIAKGHLIHPGMVKYMMKVFLYKMDGLICPSAMVAETVDGYGIKIPRRIIPTGIELDKFNRPDITEEKVKEFRKKLGISEDETMLLSISRISYEKNIQKVVEAMPDIIREVPVKLIIVGDGPYREDLEKLVEKLNIGDYVSFMGMVASDETAYYYHAADFTISASTSETQGLTYIESLASATPIIASDNAYLRGLVSNKMFGRLFDEGQNLAQVTIDTIKNTPQMDSELLADKLYEISAENFGEKVYEFYLDTSISYKFNGKVKDESLSEMVLKSPITIIKGVARTPKQVAKFAKKAGGFLKKHPENNSEEWTDFNED; the protein is encoded by the coding sequence ATGAGAATTGGAATTTTTACGGATACTTACTTTCCTCAGGTTAGTGGAGTTGCAAGCAGCATAAAGACACTTAAGGAAACCTTGGAGACCATGGGACATGAGGTCTACATTTTTACAACGACAGATCCACATTCAAATGACAGTAATGATGAGACCATTATTAGGCTACCAAGTGTGCCTTTCATCTCCTTTACTGATAGGCGGATTGTCATGCGTGGACTCTTCCATGCTAGCAGTATCGCCAAAAAGCATCAACTTGATATTATTCATGTTCAGACCGAGTTTGGGGTAGGTTACCTGGGTAAATTTGTGGCTTCACAACTTGATATTCCAGTCATTCACACCCTGCATACAAAATATGAGGACTATGTTCATTACATAGCTAAGGGTCATTTAATTCATCCAGGAATGGTTAAATATATGATGAAAGTTTTTCTCTACAAAATGGATGGACTTATTTGTCCGAGTGCCATGGTTGCTGAAACAGTAGATGGTTACGGGATAAAGATTCCCCGTAGAATAATTCCAACAGGAATTGAGCTTGATAAGTTTAATCGCCCTGATATAACAGAGGAAAAGGTTAAGGAATTTAGAAAAAAACTAGGAATTTCCGAAGATGAGACCATGCTTTTGAGTATTTCAAGGATATCTTATGAGAAGAATATTCAAAAGGTAGTTGAAGCTATGCCTGATATTATTCGTGAGGTACCTGTAAAATTAATTATTGTAGGAGATGGACCTTATAGGGAAGATCTTGAGAAATTAGTCGAGAAATTGAATATTGGAGATTATGTTTCCTTTATGGGGATGGTAGCATCTGATGAGACAGCTTATTACTATCATGCGGCTGACTTTACAATTAGTGCTTCAACAAGTGAGACTCAGGGATTAACTTATATTGAAAGCTTGGCATCAGCTACCCCAATTATTGCCAGTGATAATGCTTACTTGAGGGGTCTTGTTTCAAATAAAATGTTTGGTCGTCTTTTTGACGAAGGACAGAATTTGGCTCAAGTAACAATTGATACAATTAAAAATACTCCACAAATGGATTCTGAATTACTGGCAGATAAGCTTTATGAGATTTCTGCTGAAAACTTTGGCGAGAAGGTCTATGAATTTTACTTGGATACAAGTATTTCTTATAAGTTTAATGGTAAAGTTAAGGATGAATCCCTGTCTGAGATGGTTTTAAAAAGTCCAATAACTATTATTAAGGGAGTTGCTAGAACGCCCAAACAGGTAGCTAAATTTGCTAAAAAGGCTGGTGGTTTTTTGAAAAAACATCCGGAAAATAATAGTGAAGAATGGACTGATTTTAATGAAGATTAG
- a CDS encoding glycosyltransferase family 4 protein: MKVLLYLEGEKLLSKSGIGRAIQHQKHALELAGIDYTTNKHDDYDIVHINTYGLKSYLLMRKAKKLGKKVIYHGHSTKEDFKNSFIGSNFFAPFVGKYLTFLYKQADMVITPTEYSKSLIRGYGVEGPILAISNGIDLKEYGPKLDKEEKFKEYFKIKDGEKVVISAGLYFYRKGIDEFVEVAKKMPDIRFIWFGYSNPYTIPRKIRNIVRKNHPSNVEFPGYIKGDIYEGAMTASDAFFFASREETEGIVVLEGLASHQNVLVRDIPVFEDWLDDSQVTKGHSVEDFTKELRAIVEGQIDKKEEGYKVAESRSLDRVARQLADAYRQVDEL; the protein is encoded by the coding sequence ATGAAAGTTCTGCTATATTTGGAAGGTGAAAAACTTCTTAGTAAGTCAGGAATAGGAAGAGCAATTCAACATCAAAAGCATGCTTTGGAGCTTGCTGGCATTGATTATACTACTAATAAACATGATGACTATGATATAGTTCATATTAATACTTATGGTTTAAAGAGTTATCTTTTAATGAGGAAGGCTAAAAAGCTAGGTAAGAAGGTTATCTACCATGGTCATTCGACCAAGGAAGATTTTAAAAATTCTTTCATAGGCTCAAACTTTTTTGCTCCTTTTGTGGGAAAATATTTAACATTTTTATATAAGCAAGCTGATATGGTTATAACTCCAACAGAATATTCTAAGTCTTTGATTAGGGGTTATGGGGTAGAAGGGCCGATTTTAGCGATTTCTAATGGAATTGATTTGAAGGAATACGGTCCCAAACTAGATAAGGAAGAAAAGTTTAAAGAGTATTTCAAGATTAAGGATGGCGAAAAGGTAGTAATCTCAGCTGGTCTTTATTTTTACCGGAAGGGGATTGATGAATTTGTTGAGGTTGCTAAAAAGATGCCAGATATTCGTTTTATCTGGTTTGGCTATTCAAATCCTTATACCATTCCCCGTAAAATCAGAAATATTGTAAGAAAAAATCATCCTTCAAATGTTGAGTTCCCCGGATATATAAAGGGTGATATTTATGAAGGGGCAATGACCGCAAGTGATGCTTTCTTTTTTGCAAGTCGTGAAGAGACTGAGGGGATTGTTGTCTTAGAAGGGTTAGCCAGCCATCAAAATGTTCTAGTCAGGGATATTCCTGTTTTTGAAGATTGGTTGGATGATAGTCAGGTGACTAAGGGTCATTCGGTTGAGGATTTTACTAAGGAACTAAGGGCCATCGTTGAGGGGCAGATTGATAAGAAAGAGGAAGGTTATAAGGTTGCTGAGAGTAGGTCTCTTGATAGGGTGGCTCGCCAGCTAGCTGATGCCTATAGGCAGGTGGATGAATTATGA